A DNA window from Anastrepha obliqua isolate idAnaObli1 chromosome 5, idAnaObli1_1.0, whole genome shotgun sequence contains the following coding sequences:
- the LOC129247749 gene encoding geranylgeranyl transferase type-1 subunit beta: MSYDTLNIEGEKREPALLQKHAKFFVRFLNLLPARLASHDSTRGTIAFFAVCGLDVLNSLPLLTPQMQKDIIEWIYGCLVISQEGERKSCSGFQGSRCVNIISDDEQLLANARCYQWGHLAMTYTGIAILVTLGDDLSRLDRKNIVDGVAAVQRPDGSFSACIDGSENDMRFVFCAAAICHMLDYWGNVDKENMFQFIRSCIRYDNGFSQYLEGEAHGGTTFCALAALELSGQLHRLDETTRENIKRWLIFRQVNGFQGRPNKTVDTCYSFWIGAALRILGAFELIDYAENRAYIMETQDSIVGGFSKWPQSTTDPFHTYFGLCGLSFMNEPGLLEVMPSLNISTRAYNRLKQLHAKWQIDSADETLPSHDTSVSKLSSDENSTSVTSPLIAAQ; encoded by the exons ATGTCCTACGATACACTTAATATAGAAGGTGAAAAGCGAGAGCCGGCTTTGCTACAAAAACATGCAAAATTCTTTGtgagatttttaaatttgctaccAGCGCGTCTAGCTTCACATGACTCCACCAG AGGTACCATTGCATTCTTTGCCGTGTGTGGTCTGGATGTGCTGAACTCACTGCCACTACTTACGCCACAAATGCAAAAGGATATAATCGAATGGATTTATGGTTGTTTGGTAATTTCACAAGAGGGAGAGAGAAAAAGTTGCAGTGGTTTTCAG GGTTCGCGCTGTGTAAATATCATTTCCGATGATGAGCAACTGCTTGCCAATGCCAGATGCTATCAATGGGGCCACCTTGCGATGACATACACCGGTATTGCCATATTAGTAACGCTTGGGGATGACTTAAGTCGTCTGGATCGAAAAAACATTGTCGATG GTGTCGCGGCAGTACAACGTCCTGATGGCAGTTTTAGCGCCTGCATAGATGGGAGTGAGAACGATATGCGTTTCGTATTTTGTGCAGCTGCCATTTGCCATATGTTGGATTATTGGGGCAATGTTgataaagaaaatatgtttCAGTTTATAAGAAGTTGCATT CGTTATGATAATGGCTTTAGTCAGTATCTGGAAGGAGAAGCTCATGGGGGTACTACATTTTGTGCATTAGCTGCGCTTGAGTTGAGTGGCCAGCTGCATCGCTTGGACGAAACTACGAGGGAAAATATAAAACGTTGGCTGATTTTTAGACAA gtaAATGGTTTTCAAGGTCGACCCAACAAAACCGTAGACACTTGCTACTCCTTTTGGATTGGTGCAGCGCTGCGTATTTTAGGTGCCTTCGAACTAATCGATTATGCTGAGAATCGCGCATATATTATGGAAACACAAGACAGTATAGTAGGTGGCTTCTCCAAATGGCCACAATCTACAACCGATCCATTCCATACGTACTTTGGCCTTTGTGGTCTATCGTTTATGAATGAGCCTGGTTTATTGGAAGTTATGCCCAGTTTGAATATATCTACGCGCGCTTATAATCGCCTGAAGCAACTGCATGCGAAGTGGCAAATTGATAGTGCAGATGAAACATTGCCAAGTCACGACACGTCGGTATCAAAGCTCAGCAGTGATGAAAATTCAACGTCCGTTACCTCGCCGCTTATAGCAGCACAATAA
- the LOC129247750 gene encoding F-box/LRR-repeat protein 15 isoform X2, whose product MCSLQAEENHLASKAMALPRGDASSKVTLFEISWQDVLIPMVAEFLSLKELFNLRCCSQTAKRFVEAAFERRKDINVAGNNSRNIELAFAVLGKCCRRVESLHLARCHWMTDEYLLPILAENTRLRVVNLNECVNITPLALQPIIIECKELRILKLSKCQWLTTGAVDALTLHHNNLVEFDISHCTAIGERCLIMFFRKLNKLNVLSLANTPSVTDQVLIQIANYCSGLEHINLVGCAAISDYGIHAIAMHCTQLRSLLVQRCPRVTERSLAPLRKRAHIDRQSQLDMYLTDFYPSDFLIY is encoded by the exons ATGTGTAGCCTACAAGCGGAGGAGAATCATCTGGCCTCCAAGGCAATGGCTCTACCAAGAGGGGATGCGTCGTCAAAAGTGACACTATTCGAAATAAGTTGGCAGGATGTTTTGATCCCCATGGTTGCGGAATTCCTTAGTCTCAAGGAACTTTTTAATTTGCGTTGTTGCTCGCAAACTGCCAAACGCTTCGTAGAAGCTGCATTTGAACGCCGTAAAGACATTAATGTAGCTGGCAATAATAGTCGAAACATAGAATTAGCATTCGCTGTCCTTGGAAAATGCTGCCGCCGCGTTGAAAGCCTGCATTTGGCACGCTGTCACTGGATGACAGATGAATACTTGCTGCCAATTTTAGCTGAAAATACCCGATTACGAGTGGTAAATCTGAATGAGTGCGTAAATATTACACCGTTGGCGTTGCAGCCAATCATAATTGAATGTAAGGAACTACGCATTTTGAAACTCTCAAAATGCCAGTGGTTAACTACGGGTGCGGTGGATGCTTTAACTTTACACCATAACAATTTAGTCGAGTTTGACATTTCACATTGTACAGCAATTGGAGAGCGTTGCTTGATTATGTTTTTCCGAaagttaaacaaattaaatgttttGTCACTCGCCAATACTCCTAGTGTAACCGACCAAGTATTAATCCAGATTGCCAACTACTGCAGTGGCTTAGAGCACATCAATTTAGTCGGTTGTGCTGCCATTTCCGACTATGGCATACA TGCAATCGCGATGCATTGCACTCAGCTACGTTCACTACTCGTGCAACGTTGTCCGCGTGTTACGGAGCGTTCATTAGCACCGCTACGGAAACGCGCGCACATCGATCGACAAAGTCAATTAGACATGTATTTAACCGATTTTTATCCCAGTGATTTTCTCATTTACTGA
- the LOC129247750 gene encoding F-box/LRR-repeat protein 15 isoform X1, translated as MCSLQAEENHLASKAMALPRGDASSKVTLFEISWQDVLIPMVAEFLSLKELFNLRCCSQTAKRFVEAAFERRKDINVAGNNSRNIELAFAVLGKCCRRVESLHLARCHWMTDEYLLPILAENTRLRVVNLNECVNITPLALQPIIIECKELRILKLSKCQWLTTGAVDALTLHHNNLVEFDISHCTAIGERCLIMFFRKLNKLNVLSLANTPSVTDQVLIQIANYCSGLEHINLVGCAAISDYGIHVLTTSCRHLQSLMVHRCPNVTERVLAPLRGHLFIDRPQLGYNVPAIPGYINCLYLQV; from the exons ATGTGTAGCCTACAAGCGGAGGAGAATCATCTGGCCTCCAAGGCAATGGCTCTACCAAGAGGGGATGCGTCGTCAAAAGTGACACTATTCGAAATAAGTTGGCAGGATGTTTTGATCCCCATGGTTGCGGAATTCCTTAGTCTCAAGGAACTTTTTAATTTGCGTTGTTGCTCGCAAACTGCCAAACGCTTCGTAGAAGCTGCATTTGAACGCCGTAAAGACATTAATGTAGCTGGCAATAATAGTCGAAACATAGAATTAGCATTCGCTGTCCTTGGAAAATGCTGCCGCCGCGTTGAAAGCCTGCATTTGGCACGCTGTCACTGGATGACAGATGAATACTTGCTGCCAATTTTAGCTGAAAATACCCGATTACGAGTGGTAAATCTGAATGAGTGCGTAAATATTACACCGTTGGCGTTGCAGCCAATCATAATTGAATGTAAGGAACTACGCATTTTGAAACTCTCAAAATGCCAGTGGTTAACTACGGGTGCGGTGGATGCTTTAACTTTACACCATAACAATTTAGTCGAGTTTGACATTTCACATTGTACAGCAATTGGAGAGCGTTGCTTGATTATGTTTTTCCGAaagttaaacaaattaaatgttttGTCACTCGCCAATACTCCTAGTGTAACCGACCAAGTATTAATCCAGATTGCCAACTACTGCAGTGGCTTAGAGCACATCAATTTAGTCGGTTGTGCTGCCATTTCCGACTATGGCATACA cGTTCTAACTACATCATGCCGACATCTCCAATCGCTGATGGTGCATCGATGTCCGAACGTAACGGAGCGCGTGTTGGCGCCACTGCGTGGCCATCTCTTCATCGATAGACCGCAACTGGGCTATAATGTTCCAGCCATACCGGGGTATATAAATTGTCTATACTTACAAGTTTAA